Proteins encoded by one window of Lutibacter sp. A64:
- the panB gene encoding 3-methyl-2-oxobutanoate hydroxymethyltransferase has translation MSTAKKSYKKITTKSLTDMKKNGEKIAMLTAYDYTMAKIVDSAGIDIILVGDSASNVMAGHETTLPITLDQMIYHASSVVRATNRSLVVVDLPFGSYQGNSKSALDSAIRIMKESGGHSVKLEGGSEIAESISRILTAGIPVMGHLGLTPQSIYKFGTFTVRAKEEEEAKKLLSDAKLLEELGCFALVLEKIPAKLAKQVAESISIPVIGIGAGNGVDGQVLVTHDMLGMTQEFHPRFLRRYLDLYDEMTGAFQSYISDVKSKDFPNDKEQY, from the coding sequence ATGTCAACTGCAAAAAAAAGTTACAAAAAGATTACAACAAAATCATTAACTGATATGAAAAAGAATGGCGAGAAAATTGCCATGTTAACCGCATATGATTATACAATGGCAAAAATTGTTGATAGTGCGGGTATTGATATTATTTTAGTTGGTGATTCTGCTTCTAATGTTATGGCTGGACATGAAACAACCTTGCCTATTACTTTAGATCAAATGATTTACCACGCAAGTTCGGTTGTTAGAGCTACAAATCGTTCTCTTGTTGTTGTAGATTTACCTTTTGGTAGTTACCAAGGAAATTCTAAAAGCGCCTTAGATTCTGCTATTAGAATTATGAAAGAATCTGGTGGACACTCTGTAAAACTAGAAGGAGGTAGTGAAATTGCTGAATCAATTTCAAGAATTTTAACCGCTGGTATCCCTGTTATGGGTCATTTAGGTTTAACGCCGCAATCTATTTATAAATTTGGAACCTTTACCGTTAGAGCTAAAGAAGAAGAAGAGGCTAAAAAACTCTTATCTGATGCAAAATTACTTGAAGAACTCGGTTGTTTTGCCTTGGTTCTTGAAAAAATACCTGCTAAACTAGCAAAACAAGTTGCAGAAAGTATTTCAATTCCTGTTATTGGAATTGGCGCTGGTAACGGTGTAGACGGACAAGTTTTAGTTACACACGATATGTTAGGAATGACTCAAGAATTCCATCCAAGATTTTTACGAAGATATTTAGATCTTTATGATGAAATGACTGGAGCTTTCCAAAGCTATATTTCAGATGTTAAAAGTAAAGACTTTCCAAACGATAAAGAACAGTATTAA
- a CDS encoding PAS domain S-box protein, with translation MTKDNIHNVKIKDISSKTTDNYFSFFEYSPIALVIEDFSEAKEFIKSIVLENNVDIKTYIENNPMVISKILSLTKVKEVNAKAVQLYKAKNKRDLIDNIRNVYPEKSGKEYRKLITDILTGVKETEIETVNKTLDGKEFNALIKFNLVENANEEADNLILSIENITKNVADQRALVNSENRYKESEIIAKVGSWFYNLETKKIECTNQIFKILEETPKKEQFNINYFLDFVHPEDRKILLNYNFNKLLKNPNIELKYRIITKKGTLKYILEKRNLIKENNKFSRIIGIIQDISENVFFEQKLNTTKNLLSNTLSGIKDGFVILDKSSKYLYVNEQASAMLGKSSEELIGKQMWKEFPVKDDNLFYTEYVKALSTKKPISFESYFEPWDRWFENRIIPSKDEVLIFFHEITDKKRSENTIKEAYNIINKSPTIAILCKNEFNFPVLFASENSEKLFGYTQSEFLNRKLNIYDVVHPEDLPMIREKIFKKIKYKKAKGFEAKPFRIITKESKIKWIHARFDFTKDENKNITHIQAIVEDITDKKRTQDLYHESNQRLQNQFENTPLASIIWNKDFKVIQWNNAAERIFEYTAKEACGKHIKELIIPKTETSKVEKIWNGLLQQKGGYRSTNKNITKTGKEIICDWYNVTLKDAEGNITGVASMGNDITENINSKKLLEKSEKKYRDIFEKSMDAVIIIKNGVITNCNEATLKVFGYSDKKELIKLHPADISPQLQPNGENSFYEAQKLMKTALEKGSNRFQWYHKKKNGQVFPVEVSLTKIEESDNIIRIHAVVKDISERVKKEELESVLYNISKAALTIDDFNEFNTFIKNQLHKIIDTTNFYIALYNKENKTISLPFVVDEKDKTEVFPLEKSLTGLVIKTEKSMLVSAENHKHLIEKGIVDMIGEPAKIWAGVPLKTQTEVFGAIGVQSYKDGNAYNQNDLQLLEFVADQISIAIQKNNTANELKKALVKAQESDKLKSAFLANMSHEIRTPMNGIIGFSELFLNSDLPEDVRKKYAEIVINSSKQLLSIVNDILDISKIEAGAIQLNYTKVNINKLLDNVYTFYAPIAKKQDLKFTCVKGLPDNDSIIKIDKTKLHQVLTNLLSNAFKFTDNGSVEIGYKLKNNNLNFYVKDTGIGIDKKIHTTIFERFTQGNLDLDKQTKGTGLGLSISKKFIELFKGEIKIESNNKGTTVLFTIPFKKANENTKTMEREIDIIKSNAPSNKQITLLVAEDEEYNMLYINELFSTTPYKIIEAINGKEAIDLALAHSEIDMVFMDIKMPIVNGNEAMLKIKQAKPDLPVIALSAFAMESDKENALNKGFDDYLTKPIDRKKIFELINHYASLIGD, from the coding sequence ATGACTAAAGACAACATACATAATGTAAAAATTAAGGATATTAGCAGTAAAACTACTGACAACTATTTTTCATTTTTTGAATACTCCCCAATTGCTTTGGTTATTGAAGATTTTTCTGAAGCTAAAGAATTTATTAAATCAATTGTATTAGAAAATAATGTTGATATAAAAACATATATAGAAAATAACCCTATGGTTATTTCTAAGATACTTTCTTTAACAAAAGTAAAAGAAGTAAATGCAAAAGCGGTACAGCTTTACAAAGCCAAAAACAAAAGAGATTTAATAGATAATATAAGAAATGTTTATCCTGAAAAATCGGGTAAAGAATATAGAAAATTAATAACAGATATTTTAACAGGTGTAAAAGAAACAGAAATTGAAACTGTTAATAAAACACTTGATGGTAAAGAATTTAATGCGCTTATTAAATTTAATTTGGTAGAAAATGCCAATGAAGAAGCTGATAATTTAATTTTATCAATTGAAAATATTACCAAAAATGTTGCGGATCAAAGAGCACTTGTTAATAGCGAAAATAGATATAAAGAATCCGAAATTATTGCTAAAGTTGGAAGTTGGTTTTATAATTTAGAAACAAAAAAAATTGAGTGTACAAACCAAATTTTTAAAATTTTAGAAGAAACACCCAAAAAAGAGCAGTTTAATATTAATTATTTTCTTGATTTTGTTCATCCAGAAGACAGAAAAATACTTTTAAACTATAACTTTAATAAGTTATTAAAAAATCCGAATATAGAATTAAAATATCGGATTATTACAAAAAAAGGAACACTTAAATATATACTTGAAAAACGAAATCTTATTAAAGAAAATAATAAATTTTCTAGAATTATTGGTATTATACAAGATATAAGTGAAAATGTGTTTTTTGAACAAAAGCTTAATACTACTAAAAATTTACTTTCAAACACACTTTCAGGAATAAAAGATGGATTTGTGATTTTAGATAAAAGTTCTAAATATTTATATGTAAATGAACAGGCTTCTGCTATGTTAGGAAAGAGTTCTGAAGAACTTATTGGAAAACAAATGTGGAAAGAATTTCCAGTAAAAGATGATAATTTATTTTATACAGAATATGTTAAAGCTTTAAGCACAAAAAAACCAATAAGTTTTGAAAGTTATTTTGAACCTTGGGATAGATGGTTCGAAAACAGAATTATACCATCTAAAGATGAGGTTTTAATATTTTTTCATGAAATAACCGATAAAAAACGATCGGAAAACACCATTAAGGAAGCTTATAATATTATAAATAAGAGTCCTACCATCGCAATTTTATGTAAAAATGAATTTAACTTTCCAGTACTTTTTGCATCTGAAAATTCTGAAAAATTATTTGGATATACCCAAAGTGAATTTTTAAATAGAAAATTAAATATTTATGACGTGGTACATCCAGAGGATTTACCAATGATTAGAGAAAAAATTTTTAAGAAAATAAAATATAAAAAAGCAAAAGGATTTGAAGCGAAACCATTTAGAATAATAACAAAAGAATCGAAAATTAAATGGATACATGCGCGGTTTGATTTCACTAAAGATGAAAACAAAAACATTACACATATTCAAGCAATTGTAGAAGATATCACCGATAAAAAAAGAACACAAGATTTATATCATGAGAGCAATCAAAGGTTGCAAAATCAATTTGAAAACACCCCTTTAGCTTCTATTATTTGGAATAAAGATTTTAAAGTAATACAATGGAATAATGCTGCTGAAAGAATTTTTGAATACACAGCAAAAGAAGCCTGTGGAAAACATATAAAAGAGCTTATTATACCAAAGACGGAAACCTCAAAGGTTGAGAAAATTTGGAACGGATTATTACAACAAAAAGGAGGTTATAGAAGTACCAATAAAAATATTACTAAAACTGGTAAAGAAATTATTTGCGACTGGTACAACGTAACTTTAAAAGATGCTGAAGGCAATATTACAGGGGTAGCATCTATGGGAAATGATATTACAGAAAATATAAATTCAAAAAAACTTTTAGAAAAATCAGAAAAGAAATACCGTGATATTTTCGAGAAATCTATGGATGCCGTTATAATTATTAAAAATGGTGTTATAACAAATTGCAATGAAGCTACATTAAAAGTTTTTGGATATTCAGATAAAAAAGAGTTAATAAAGTTACACCCTGCAGATATTTCACCTCAATTACAACCTAATGGTGAAAATTCATTTTATGAAGCTCAAAAATTAATGAAAACTGCCTTAGAAAAAGGAAGTAATAGATTTCAATGGTATCATAAAAAAAAGAACGGACAGGTTTTTCCGGTTGAAGTTTCATTAACAAAAATTGAAGAAAGTGATAATATAATAAGAATACATGCGGTTGTTAAAGATATTTCAGAAAGAGTAAAAAAAGAAGAATTAGAAAGTGTACTGTATAACATATCAAAAGCGGCATTAACCATAGATGATTTTAATGAATTTAATACTTTTATAAAAAATCAACTACATAAAATTATAGATACTACTAATTTTTATATTGCATTATACAATAAAGAAAATAAGACTATTAGCTTGCCTTTTGTAGTAGATGAGAAAGATAAAACCGAAGTGTTTCCTTTAGAAAAATCGTTAACGGGTCTTGTTATAAAAACAGAAAAATCTATGCTTGTAAGTGCTGAGAATCATAAGCATTTAATTGAAAAAGGTATTGTAGATATGATTGGAGAACCTGCAAAAATTTGGGCGGGAGTACCACTTAAAACACAAACTGAAGTATTTGGAGCAATAGGTGTACAAAGCTATAAAGATGGAAATGCATACAATCAAAACGATTTACAATTATTAGAATTTGTAGCAGATCAAATTAGTATAGCCATTCAAAAAAACAATACAGCTAATGAACTTAAAAAAGCACTTGTAAAAGCACAAGAGTCAGACAAATTAAAATCTGCATTTTTAGCAAATATGAGCCATGAAATAAGAACACCTATGAATGGTATTATAGGTTTTTCAGAACTGTTTTTAAATTCTGATTTACCAGAAGATGTACGAAAGAAATATGCTGAAATTGTAATAAATAGTAGTAAACAATTACTTTCAATTGTAAATGATATTTTAGATATTTCAAAAATTGAAGCAGGAGCCATTCAATTAAATTATACAAAAGTAAATATTAATAAACTGTTAGATAATGTTTACACATTCTATGCACCAATTGCTAAAAAACAAGACTTAAAATTTACTTGTGTAAAAGGACTTCCTGATAATGATAGTATTATTAAAATAGACAAAACTAAATTGCATCAAGTGCTAACTAATTTATTATCTAATGCATTTAAATTTACAGATAATGGTAGTGTAGAAATTGGTTATAAACTTAAAAACAACAACTTAAATTTTTATGTAAAAGATACAGGAATAGGAATTGATAAAAAAATACATACCACAATTTTTGAAAGGTTTACTCAAGGAAATTTAGATCTTGATAAACAAACAAAAGGAACTGGTTTAGGTCTTTCCATTTCTAAAAAGTTTATTGAACTTTTTAAAGGAGAAATTAAGATTGAATCTAACAATAAGGGAACAACAGTATTATTTACAATTCCATTTAAAAAAGCAAATGAAAATACAAAAACTATGGAAAGAGAAATAGATATTATTAAAAGCAACGCCCCTAGTAATAAACAAATTACGTTATTGGTAGCTGAAGATGAAGAAT
- a CDS encoding 2-hydroxyacid dehydrogenase, whose product MKILHLDTNHPLLINQLNDLGFDNIENYTASKSEVEGIISNYDGIVIRSRFKIDKTFIDAATNLKFIARVGAGLESIDVNYAQKKGIHLISAPEGNRNAVGEQALGMLLALFNNLKKADLEIRNGKWLRENNRGIELEGKTVGIIGYGNMGKAFAKKLNGFDVEVICYDIKANVGDENCKQVSLDEVQAKADVLSLHTPFNTLSHKMVNSDFINAFKKPFYLINTARGSAVVTDDLVEALIHKKVLGACLDVLEYEKLSFENLFENENLPEAFNYLINSENVLLTPHIAGWTVESKVKLAQTIVNKIKELFIK is encoded by the coding sequence ATGAAAATTCTTCATTTAGATACTAATCATCCGTTATTAATTAATCAACTAAACGATTTAGGTTTCGATAATATTGAAAATTATACAGCATCCAAATCTGAAGTTGAAGGTATTATTTCTAATTACGATGGCATTGTAATTAGAAGTAGGTTTAAAATTGATAAAACGTTTATAGATGCAGCAACTAATTTAAAGTTTATTGCTAGAGTTGGTGCGGGATTAGAGAGTATAGATGTTAACTACGCTCAAAAAAAAGGAATTCATTTAATTTCGGCCCCTGAGGGTAATAGAAATGCTGTTGGAGAACAAGCTTTAGGCATGTTATTAGCATTGTTTAATAATTTAAAAAAAGCAGATCTTGAAATTAGAAATGGAAAATGGTTGCGAGAAAACAACAGAGGTATTGAATTAGAAGGTAAAACTGTTGGAATTATTGGTTACGGTAATATGGGAAAAGCTTTTGCTAAAAAATTAAATGGTTTTGATGTAGAAGTTATTTGTTATGATATTAAAGCTAATGTTGGAGATGAAAACTGTAAACAAGTAAGTTTAGATGAAGTACAAGCAAAAGCTGACGTTTTAAGCTTACATACTCCATTTAACACCCTATCACATAAAATGGTGAATTCTGACTTTATAAACGCATTTAAAAAGCCTTTTTACCTTATAAATACCGCTAGAGGATCTGCCGTAGTAACAGATGATTTAGTTGAAGCACTAATTCATAAAAAAGTATTAGGTGCCTGTTTAGATGTACTTGAATATGAAAAATTATCTTTTGAAAATTTATTTGAAAATGAAAACCTACCAGAGGCTTTTAATTATTTAATAAATTCAGAAAATGTATTATTAACTCCACATATTGCAGGTTGGACAGTTGAATCTAAAGTAAAACTAGCTCAAACAATAGTAAATAAGATAAAAGAACTATTTATTAAATAA
- a CDS encoding single-stranded DNA-binding protein has translation MSTLRNKVQLIGNLGNNPEIITLESGKKLAKFSIATNETYKNAQGEKVTNTEWHNLVAWGKTAEIVEKYLEKGKEIAIEGKLTSRTYDDKDGNKRYITEVVVTELLLLGTK, from the coding sequence ATGAGTACGTTAAGAAACAAAGTACAGTTAATTGGAAATTTAGGAAACAACCCAGAAATTATTACATTAGAATCTGGTAAAAAATTAGCAAAATTTTCAATTGCTACAAATGAAACTTACAAAAATGCGCAAGGCGAAAAAGTTACAAATACAGAATGGCATAATTTAGTTGCTTGGGGAAAGACAGCTGAAATTGTAGAAAAGTATTTAGAAAAAGGAAAAGAAATTGCTATTGAAGGTAAATTAACTTCTAGAACCTATGATGATAAAGACGGTAATAAAAGGTATATAACTGAAGTAGTGGTTACTGAGTTGTTATTGTTAGGTACAAAATAA
- a CDS encoding sensor histidine kinase — protein MKKPQKDSKEYISELEDKIIDLSLQLKTQNNLLELIEIKNNKLISKLTHNLKNPIGTAFSFSEMMLVDSDKYTPEKLEKHLQIVKDSSQYAISLLNKFANFQRISTLNCNYNFELINYIELLTKIIENFNKQAESNCSILINTIPKEIFELNIDAEKITLVLKQIIENAMRFSSEYSIIIVDIKNNNNYIETTITDTGIGISENDLKDVFNDFFVVNTYDSYKKKCIGLGLSMAQKIIQKHKGIISINSILGKGTTVKISLPIHK, from the coding sequence TTGAAGAAGCCCCAAAAAGATTCAAAAGAATATATAAGTGAACTAGAAGATAAAATTATTGACTTAAGCTTACAATTAAAAACGCAAAACAATTTATTAGAATTAATCGAAATTAAAAATAATAAGTTAATTTCTAAGCTTACACATAATTTAAAAAACCCAATTGGTACAGCCTTTTCTTTTTCTGAAATGATGCTAGTAGATAGTGATAAATATACTCCTGAAAAATTAGAAAAACATTTACAAATTGTTAAAGATTCTTCTCAATATGCAATAAGCTTATTAAATAAGTTTGCTAATTTTCAAAGAATTAGTACGTTAAATTGTAATTATAATTTTGAATTAATTAACTATATAGAGCTACTAACAAAAATTATAGAAAATTTTAACAAGCAGGCAGAAAGTAATTGTTCTATTTTAATAAATACCATACCTAAAGAAATTTTTGAATTAAATATTGATGCTGAAAAAATTACGTTAGTACTAAAACAAATTATAGAAAATGCAATGCGATTTTCTTCTGAATATTCTATAATTATAGTTGATATAAAAAACAATAATAATTATATAGAAACTACTATAACCGATACAGGTATTGGTATTTCTGAAAATGATTTAAAAGATGTTTTTAACGATTTTTTTGTTGTTAATACATATGATTCTTATAAGAAAAAATGTATTGGATTAGGACTTTCTATGGCGCAAAAAATAATACAAAAACACAAAGGTATTATTTCAATAAATAGCATTTTAGGTAAAGGTACTACAGTAAAAATTTCATTACCAATCCATAAATAG
- a CDS encoding BT1926 family outer membrane beta-barrel protein, producing MKNKIILSILLATFTVVGMSAQDKDSHKKGDKKECKECNDTPRFAPQKGDFTAQMLFGQGNFANYTLYVPSSSASNPSSSSASTIYSSPLYVGEVSANDNSITNMTGAEFRYYVSNKIALKASGALILRNTPYQVNTPGVFDTANNVWIIPEYGSVDATEQTQAQFSIGAEFLLKTKNERLFPYVGVNLPFDYARGSVFTPAHIDALGNVTIPDTGSRHYEVVAYSAQAIAGVDYYIAKGLFLGFEIKPISYTYATSVKSPAPELSNLEVENSTFSMFAQYNFKVGFKF from the coding sequence ATGAAAAACAAAATAATTTTAAGCATCTTACTAGCAACGTTTACCGTTGTAGGTATGAGTGCTCAAGATAAAGATTCACACAAAAAAGGAGATAAAAAAGAGTGTAAAGAATGTAACGACACTCCTAGGTTTGCTCCTCAAAAAGGAGATTTTACCGCTCAAATGTTATTTGGACAAGGAAATTTTGCAAATTATACGTTGTATGTTCCTAGCTCATCTGCTTCTAATCCATCATCAAGTAGTGCTTCTACTATATATAGTAGTCCACTTTATGTAGGTGAGGTTAGTGCTAATGATAACAGTATCACCAATATGACTGGTGCTGAATTCAGATATTATGTGAGTAATAAAATAGCATTAAAAGCTAGTGGAGCTCTTATTTTAAGAAACACTCCTTATCAAGTAAACACTCCAGGTGTTTTTGATACTGCTAACAATGTTTGGATTATTCCTGAGTATGGTTCTGTTGATGCAACTGAACAAACTCAAGCGCAATTCTCTATTGGTGCTGAATTTTTATTAAAAACTAAAAATGAGAGATTATTCCCTTATGTAGGGGTAAACTTACCATTTGATTATGCAAGAGGGTCTGTGTTTACACCTGCTCATATTGATGCACTTGGTAATGTTACTATTCCTGATACTGGATCTCGTCATTATGAAGTAGTTGCATATAGTGCACAAGCTATTGCTGGTGTAGATTACTATATTGCTAAAGGTTTATTCCTTGGTTTTGAAATTAAACCAATATCTTATACTTACGCTACAAGCGTTAAGTCTCCTGCTCCTGAACTAAGTAATTTAGAAGTAGAAAATAGTACATTTTCAATGTTTGCCCAATATAACTTTAAAGTTGGGTTTAAATTTTAA